The following nucleotide sequence is from Patescibacteria group bacterium.
CCATACGACCGAGCCAAGCTTTTTATTGTGCAAGTGGCGGCTAGCATAAGATTATTTGGAGAATCAGAGTGGGCGGCGCGCTTACCGGCCGCCGTGTGGGGGACATTGTTAATACCAATTGTAATTATCACTCTATTGCGTGTTACGAAAAATCAGCTACTAGCCTATGGCACTGGGTTTGCGCTAACTTTTGATTATTTAAGTATCAGCCTATCACGCTATGTGCGTATGTATAGCCTGTTGATGGTGTGTAGTGTCTTAATCATATTTTTGTTTTACAAATGCTTAGAAAGCAAAAAACGCAATTTGATAATACTTTATGGCTTAAGTGTCATTATTGTTAGTCTAGTTAGTTGGTTTATTTTTAAAGAGCTAACCCTAGCTGTTTTTGGGGCCCTGGGTGTATATACTACAATTCGAGCCGGCTTATAT
It contains:
- a CDS encoding glycosyltransferase family 39 protein encodes the protein MKSLAIQVSLLLLLTGLAGWLRFNHLGQVNLYNDEYYQFETAIGWLKTGEWVRYDFYNEASGKPYDRAKLFIVQVAASIRLFGESEWAARLPAAVWGTLLIPIVIITLLRVTKNQLLAYGTGFALTFDYLSISLSRYVRMYSLLMVCSVLIIFLFYKCLESKKRNLIILYGLSVIIVSLVSWFIFKELTLAVFGALGVYTTIRAGLY